A part of Roseitalea porphyridii genomic DNA contains:
- a CDS encoding LysR family transcriptional regulator, with product MKLEEKHLAQLAAVVETGSVTDAAARLGLSQPALSRTLSAMEKRLGEPIFEPGRRPLRPTIIGQQLAEHGRIILEASRKASETVQRFRTGSVGTVRIAGVPFFMDAFISRMIGEFQTQQPDIRVDQSYGNLPELQSGISSNQLDLAITPLGIVDASLGFVFTPILPGRNIVACRTGHPLLQKRRLTTKDLIDYPWIAPLPGSPLLADLHAILLSIGMSEINVRYSGGSLLSVFNYLEETDALTVLPHSVVFAHRKDRRITVLPVEIPQPARTLGILRLADGPRLPAAERLAQHITDRFDDLRQLIKRHENSIVWGMSGEGGSGR from the coding sequence ATGAAGCTCGAAGAGAAGCACCTCGCACAGCTCGCCGCCGTGGTCGAGACGGGCAGCGTCACCGACGCCGCCGCGCGGCTCGGCCTGTCGCAGCCGGCCCTGTCGCGCACGCTCTCGGCGATGGAAAAGCGGCTGGGCGAGCCGATCTTTGAACCCGGCCGCCGGCCGCTTCGTCCGACAATCATCGGTCAGCAACTGGCCGAGCACGGCCGGATCATCCTTGAGGCATCGCGCAAGGCGTCCGAGACCGTCCAGCGCTTCCGGACCGGCTCGGTCGGCACCGTGCGCATCGCCGGCGTGCCGTTCTTCATGGATGCTTTCATCAGCCGTATGATCGGCGAGTTCCAGACGCAGCAGCCCGACATCCGGGTCGACCAGTCCTACGGAAACCTTCCCGAACTGCAGAGCGGGATTTCTTCCAACCAGCTCGATCTCGCCATCACGCCGCTCGGCATCGTCGACGCCTCGCTCGGTTTCGTCTTCACGCCGATCCTGCCGGGCCGCAACATCGTTGCCTGCCGCACCGGCCATCCGCTTTTGCAGAAGCGGCGCCTGACCACAAAGGACCTGATCGACTATCCGTGGATCGCACCGCTGCCGGGATCGCCGCTGCTTGCCGATCTGCATGCCATCTTGCTGTCGATCGGCATGTCGGAGATCAACGTGCGTTACTCGGGCGGCTCGCTCCTGTCGGTCTTCAACTATCTGGAGGAGACCGATGCCCTGACCGTCCTGCCCCACTCGGTGGTCTTCGCGCACCGCAAGGACAGGCGCATCACGGTTCTGCCGGTGGAAATCCCGCAGCCGGCGCGGACGCTCGGCATACTGCGGCTGGCGGACGGGCCGCGCCTGCCGGCCGCCGAGCGCCTGGCGCAGCACATCACCGACCGGTTCGACGATCTCAGGCAGCTGATCAAGCGGCACGAGAACTCGATCGTCTGGGGTATGAGCGGCGAGGGCGGAAGCGGCCGCTGA
- a CDS encoding dioxygenase, with product MEARITHLPERRLADQFAARVNGGPDPLLARRLIRLVEVVGRLVEEEGIGREDLRAVIGFLTEVGHASDPRRQEWVLLADTLGITSLVEAQVTHRPAGATPNTTAGPFYRTDAPAKGDGESISIDGRGDPLVLTVEVTDLDGDPVAGAAIEVWQANGDGLYENQAPDLQPDQNLRGIYRAGEDGRVVVRTVRPGGYPIPHDGPVGALLARLGLSPNRPAHLHFRISAPGFQTLTTHVFDGEDPAIETDPLFAVHPALVTRFARCKDGSFEASHRFILARARPGREDT from the coding sequence ATGGAAGCGCGGATCACGCATTTGCCGGAGCGACGCCTTGCCGACCAGTTCGCGGCACGGGTGAACGGAGGCCCCGATCCCCTGCTCGCCAGAAGGCTGATCCGGCTGGTCGAGGTGGTCGGACGCCTTGTCGAGGAAGAGGGCATCGGACGCGAGGATCTGAGGGCGGTGATCGGCTTTCTGACCGAGGTGGGCCACGCATCCGATCCGCGGCGCCAGGAATGGGTGCTTCTGGCCGACACGCTCGGCATCACGAGCCTCGTGGAGGCCCAGGTCACGCATCGGCCGGCCGGCGCGACGCCCAACACGACCGCCGGCCCCTTCTACCGCACCGACGCGCCGGCCAAGGGCGACGGTGAGAGCATCTCGATCGATGGACGCGGAGACCCGCTGGTCCTGACCGTCGAGGTCACCGATCTCGATGGCGACCCCGTCGCCGGGGCAGCGATCGAAGTGTGGCAGGCGAACGGCGACGGACTCTACGAGAACCAGGCGCCCGACCTTCAGCCCGACCAGAACCTGCGCGGCATCTATCGCGCCGGCGAGGACGGCCGGGTCGTCGTCCGCACGGTGCGACCGGGCGGGTATCCGATCCCGCATGACGGCCCGGTGGGCGCGCTGCTCGCGCGGCTCGGCCTCAGTCCGAACCGCCCTGCCCACCTGCATTTCCGCATTTCCGCGCCGGGGTTCCAGACCCTGACCACGCACGTGTTCGACGGCGAGGACCCGGCCATCGAGACCGATCCGCTCTTTGCGGTCCACCCCGCGCTCGTGACCCGCTTTGCGCGCTGCAAGGACGGGAGCTTCGAGGCGAGCCACCGTTTCATTCTCGCCCGGGCACGGCCGGGGCGGGAAGACACCTGA
- a CDS encoding maleylacetate reductase, whose product MSTLLDGFVFPGVPTRVLFGAGTLAQVGDEVGQLGRARALVLSTPHQSDQAGKLADALGERAVGTFTEAAMHTPVSVTERALDAYRTSGADCVVALGGGSTIGLGKAIATRTGADQIAVPTTYAGSEMTDILGETDAGRKTTRRDASIRPEVVVYDVDLTLGLPSAMTVTSALNAIAHGVEALYAPDANPVTSLLAVDGIGAFRDGLPAVSKEPTDRDARSKVLYGAWLCSLALGYTTMSLHHKLAHVLGGSFGTPHAETHAILLPHTAGFNAAATDRLGAIAEMFGGSVGGGLWDFARSLGAPLRLSDLGLSEDDLDRASAIAVENSYANPRPFDQNDIRALLQAAWEGSRPD is encoded by the coding sequence ATGAGCACTCTTCTCGACGGCTTTGTGTTTCCAGGCGTGCCGACGCGCGTGCTGTTCGGGGCGGGCACGCTTGCCCAGGTCGGCGACGAGGTCGGTCAGCTTGGCCGGGCGCGTGCGCTCGTCCTGTCGACCCCGCACCAGTCGGACCAAGCCGGCAAACTTGCGGACGCGCTTGGCGAACGCGCCGTCGGCACCTTCACCGAAGCGGCGATGCACACGCCGGTCTCTGTCACCGAACGGGCCCTCGACGCCTATCGGACGTCCGGCGCGGACTGCGTGGTCGCGCTTGGCGGCGGATCGACGATCGGCCTTGGCAAGGCGATCGCCACGCGCACCGGCGCCGACCAGATCGCCGTTCCGACCACCTATGCGGGTTCGGAGATGACCGACATTCTCGGCGAGACCGACGCCGGCCGGAAGACAACGCGGCGCGACGCCTCGATCCGTCCGGAGGTGGTCGTCTACGATGTCGACCTCACGCTCGGGCTGCCCTCGGCGATGACCGTCACCTCCGCGCTCAACGCGATCGCGCACGGGGTCGAGGCGCTCTACGCGCCGGACGCCAACCCGGTCACGAGCCTTCTGGCGGTGGACGGCATCGGCGCCTTCCGCGACGGTCTGCCGGCGGTTTCGAAGGAGCCCACCGACCGGGACGCGCGGTCCAAGGTCCTTTACGGCGCGTGGCTGTGCTCGCTTGCGCTCGGCTACACCACGATGTCGCTGCACCACAAGCTGGCGCACGTGCTCGGCGGCAGCTTCGGGACGCCCCATGCGGAAACGCACGCGATCCTCCTGCCGCACACGGCGGGCTTCAACGCGGCGGCGACCGACCGGCTCGGCGCGATCGCGGAGATGTTCGGCGGTTCGGTCGGCGGTGGCCTTTGGGACTTCGCCAGGTCTCTCGGCGCGCCGCTGCGGCTGTCCGATCTCGGTCTGAGCGAGGACGATCTCGATCGCGCTTCGGCGATCGCCGTCGAGAACAGCTATGCCAACCCGCGCCCGTTTGACCAGAACGATATCAGGGCGCTCCTACAGGCTGCCTGGGAGGGCAGCCGGCCCGACTGA
- the ggt gene encoding gamma-glutamyltransferase produces MRAIMAMAAIAVLTTSALAQQSTDAVAPETAGGGMISGLSAEARAAQDAKAAGRPVSANDWMVSAANPLAVEAGAAVLRDGGSAADAMVAVQAVLGLVEPQSSGLGGGAFLVWYDAATGELTTLDGRETAPLAATPTLFQDEDGEPLGFFDAVVGGLSVGTPGTPALMEEAHRRWGRTNWRALLEPAITLADEGFEVSPRLATSVADDQERLGAFPRTAAYFLPGGEPIAAGSMLQNPAYADTLRAMAEQGAAALYEGPIAEGIVDTVRSADGNPGLLSLEDLALYRVIERPAVCAAYRSLDVCGMGPPSSGALTVGQILGMVDAFDLADLGPDSPESWRIIGDASRLAFADRGRYMADSDFVPMPTEGLVDPDYLSERATLLSGDDALPEVAPGNPGWSHASLWADDQSLELPSTSHISIVDADGNALSMTTTIENGFGSRLMTPGGFLLNNELTDFSFRTHSDGVPIANRVEPGKRPRSSMSPTIVMADGAPVLVIGSPGGSRIIGYVAKTIIAHVDWDMDIQTAIALPHLVNRFGTYDLEEATRATDLGEPLQALGYEVNTRALTSGLQAIAIGEDGLSGGADPRREGIALGE; encoded by the coding sequence ATGCGTGCAATCATGGCCATGGCCGCCATCGCGGTGCTGACGACGTCGGCGCTCGCGCAACAGTCGACAGACGCGGTCGCGCCGGAGACCGCCGGCGGCGGCATGATCTCCGGCCTTTCGGCCGAGGCGCGCGCGGCGCAGGACGCAAAGGCGGCCGGTCGGCCGGTGTCGGCGAATGACTGGATGGTCAGCGCGGCCAATCCGCTCGCGGTCGAGGCCGGCGCGGCGGTTCTGCGCGACGGCGGCAGCGCCGCGGACGCCATGGTCGCCGTCCAGGCGGTGCTCGGTCTTGTGGAACCGCAGTCGTCGGGGCTCGGCGGCGGAGCGTTTCTGGTCTGGTACGACGCGGCAACCGGGGAACTGACGACGCTCGACGGGCGCGAAACCGCGCCGCTCGCGGCGACGCCGACCCTGTTCCAGGACGAGGACGGCGAACCGCTGGGGTTCTTCGACGCCGTCGTCGGCGGCCTTTCCGTCGGAACGCCCGGCACGCCGGCCCTGATGGAGGAGGCTCACAGGCGATGGGGCCGGACGAACTGGCGCGCCCTGCTGGAGCCGGCCATCACGCTGGCCGACGAGGGGTTCGAGGTCTCGCCGCGGCTTGCCACCTCGGTGGCCGATGATCAGGAGCGCCTCGGCGCCTTTCCCCGCACGGCGGCCTACTTCCTTCCCGGCGGCGAGCCGATCGCGGCGGGAAGCATGCTGCAGAACCCGGCCTACGCCGACACGTTGCGGGCGATGGCCGAGCAGGGCGCGGCGGCACTATATGAGGGACCGATCGCCGAAGGGATCGTCGACACGGTGCGCTCGGCCGACGGCAATCCGGGCCTGCTGAGCCTTGAGGATCTGGCCCTTTACCGGGTCATCGAACGGCCCGCCGTGTGCGCGGCCTACCGTTCGCTTGACGTCTGCGGCATGGGGCCGCCATCGTCCGGCGCGCTCACGGTCGGGCAGATCCTCGGCATGGTGGATGCCTTCGATCTGGCCGATCTCGGCCCCGACAGCCCCGAAAGCTGGCGCATCATCGGCGATGCCTCGCGGCTGGCGTTCGCCGATCGCGGCCGGTACATGGCCGACAGCGATTTCGTGCCGATGCCGACCGAAGGGCTCGTCGACCCGGACTATCTGTCCGAACGCGCAACGCTGCTGTCCGGCGACGATGCGCTGCCGGAGGTCGCGCCCGGCAATCCCGGCTGGAGCCATGCGAGCCTGTGGGCGGACGACCAGTCGCTCGAACTGCCGTCCACCAGCCACATCTCGATCGTCGATGCGGACGGCAACGCCCTGTCGATGACGACGACGATCGAGAACGGGTTCGGCTCGCGGCTGATGACGCCGGGCGGGTTCCTGCTCAACAACGAACTGACCGACTTCTCCTTCCGCACGCACAGTGACGGCGTGCCGATCGCCAACCGGGTCGAGCCGGGCAAGCGTCCGCGTTCGTCCATGTCTCCGACCATCGTGATGGCCGACGGCGCGCCGGTTCTCGTGATCGGATCGCCCGGCGGCAGCCGCATCATCGGCTATGTCGCCAAGACGATCATCGCCCATGTCGACTGGGACATGGACATCCAGACCGCGATCGCGCTGCCGCACCTGGTCAACCGGTTCGGAACCTACGATCTCGAGGAGGCAACGCGCGCGACCGACCTGGGCGAGCCGTTGCAGGCGCTCGGCTACGAGGTGAACACGCGCGCCCTGACATCGGGCCTGCAGGCGATCGCGATCGGCGAGGACGGTCTGTCCGGCGGGGCCGATCCGCGCCGCGAGGGCATCGCGCTCGGCGAGTGA
- a CDS encoding ABC transporter substrate-binding protein, producing MITRRRLLKSGAAGGLVLSAGGLAAPALAQGTTVRIGYVSPQTGPLAGFAEADAFTIEMFNRVAAEQGLNVEVLVRDSQSNPNRAADVAQELIIDDEIHLMLVASTPETTNPVSTVCESEGIPTISTKAPWQPWFIGQQGNPGAPDSWRPFDYTFHYFWGLEDVIAVFTNMWDQLDTNKQVGGLFPNDADGNAWGDPNVGVAPGFAQAGYTTVDPGRYQNLTDDFSAQINAFRQANCEIVTGVVIPPDFTTFRNQAIQQGFEPKAITVAKAILFPQSVETLGEAGHNLSSEVWWSANHPFTSSLTGQGCGELAAAFTEATGRPWTQPIGFVHSLFEMAADVIKRADDPTDPDLMAETIAATDLQTIVGRVAWNGEGVPPFAAQNVCKTPLVGGQWRRQDDGAFDLVVVDNKTAPDIPTQGVMEPLA from the coding sequence ATGATCACGCGAAGAAGACTTCTGAAATCGGGCGCCGCCGGCGGCCTCGTCCTGTCCGCCGGCGGGCTCGCCGCGCCCGCGCTGGCACAGGGAACCACGGTCCGGATCGGCTATGTCAGTCCCCAGACCGGGCCGCTTGCCGGCTTCGCCGAGGCGGACGCGTTCACCATCGAGATGTTCAACCGGGTCGCCGCCGAACAGGGACTGAACGTCGAGGTGCTGGTCCGGGACAGCCAGTCCAATCCCAACCGCGCCGCGGACGTGGCGCAGGAACTCATCATCGACGACGAGATCCATCTGATGCTGGTCGCCTCCACACCGGAGACGACCAACCCCGTTTCGACGGTCTGCGAGAGCGAGGGCATCCCGACGATCTCGACCAAGGCGCCCTGGCAGCCATGGTTCATCGGACAGCAGGGCAATCCCGGCGCGCCCGACAGCTGGCGGCCCTTCGACTACACGTTCCACTATTTCTGGGGGCTCGAGGACGTCATTGCCGTCTTCACCAACATGTGGGACCAGCTCGACACCAACAAGCAGGTGGGCGGCCTGTTCCCGAACGATGCGGACGGCAATGCCTGGGGCGATCCGAACGTGGGCGTCGCGCCGGGCTTTGCGCAGGCCGGATACACCACCGTCGATCCGGGCCGCTACCAGAACCTGACCGACGACTTTTCCGCGCAGATCAACGCGTTCCGGCAGGCCAACTGCGAGATCGTCACGGGCGTCGTCATTCCGCCCGACTTCACGACGTTCCGCAACCAGGCGATCCAGCAGGGTTTCGAGCCCAAGGCGATCACCGTCGCCAAGGCGATCCTCTTCCCGCAGTCGGTCGAGACGCTCGGCGAAGCGGGCCACAACTTGTCGTCGGAAGTGTGGTGGTCGGCCAATCACCCGTTCACCTCCTCGCTGACCGGTCAGGGCTGCGGCGAACTCGCCGCGGCCTTCACCGAGGCCACCGGACGCCCCTGGACGCAGCCGATCGGTTTCGTGCATTCGCTGTTCGAGATGGCGGCCGATGTCATCAAGCGGGCGGATGATCCGACCGACCCGGACCTGATGGCCGAGACGATCGCCGCCACCGACCTTCAGACGATCGTCGGCCGCGTTGCCTGGAACGGCGAAGGCGTGCCGCCCTTTGCCGCCCAGAACGTCTGCAAGACACCGCTGGTGGGCGGTCAGTGGCGCCGCCAGGACGATGGCGCCTTCGACCTCGTCGTCGTCGACAACAAGACCGCGCCCGACATCCCGACCCAGGGCGTCATGGAGCCGCTGGCCTGA
- a CDS encoding VOC family protein, with product MSAISGYHHLTMSTDGAQEDYDFFTKDLGLYSVKRTVLFDGVLPVYHLYYGSRNGDESTIITTFPFRKPGIYGRRGTNQSKIVQQAIPVGASGFWIDRLNERGIEARKANRFGLDRVDFRHPSGIEMQLVENPGDNRTPIANEAQGISSEHGIKGIYGGVVAVTDRNAMDDFLTIALPLRKMADDEDGMAYEVPNPNGPTSVVEITEVRDEPQGTWTLSGGTIHHFALNTGDEESQLKLRAHIEGLGFTDISEQKDRMYFKSCYVRSPGGALFELAWTVPEGWAKDEPADAIGTTLVFPPWFEDRKEELKAGLEPASFQDA from the coding sequence ATGTCGGCAATCAGCGGCTACCACCACCTGACCATGAGCACCGATGGCGCTCAGGAGGATTACGACTTCTTCACCAAGGATCTCGGTCTTTACTCGGTGAAGCGCACCGTGCTGTTCGACGGAGTGCTGCCCGTCTACCACCTCTATTACGGCTCCAGAAACGGTGACGAATCGACGATCATCACGACCTTTCCCTTCCGCAAGCCCGGCATCTATGGCCGGCGCGGCACGAACCAGTCCAAGATCGTGCAGCAGGCAATCCCCGTGGGCGCATCCGGGTTCTGGATCGACCGCCTGAACGAGCGCGGGATAGAGGCGAGGAAGGCCAACCGCTTCGGCCTCGACCGGGTCGATTTCCGCCACCCCTCGGGCATCGAGATGCAGCTCGTCGAGAACCCCGGCGACAACCGCACGCCGATCGCCAACGAGGCCCAGGGGATCTCGTCCGAGCACGGCATCAAGGGCATCTATGGCGGCGTCGTGGCGGTCACGGACCGCAATGCGATGGACGACTTCCTGACCATCGCGCTGCCGCTCAGGAAGATGGCGGACGATGAAGACGGCATGGCCTACGAAGTCCCCAATCCGAACGGGCCGACGAGCGTCGTCGAGATCACCGAGGTGCGCGACGAGCCGCAGGGCACATGGACCCTGTCGGGCGGGACCATCCACCATTTCGCGCTCAACACCGGCGACGAGGAAAGCCAGCTCAAGCTGCGCGCCCATATCGAGGGCCTCGGGTTCACCGACATCTCCGAGCAGAAGGACCGGATGTACTTCAAGTCCTGCTACGTGCGTTCGCCCGGCGGCGCGCTGTTCGAGCTGGCGTGGACGGTCCCAGAGGGCTGGGCCAAGGACGAACCGGCCGACGCGATCGGCACGACGCTCGTCTTCCCGCCATGGTTCGAGGATCGCAAGGAAGAGCTGAAGGCCGGCCTCGAGCCCGCCAGCTTCCAGGACGCCTGA
- a CDS encoding alpha/beta hydrolase, translated as MSQAIHHGASADQARTVCVFVHGRGQTPEQMVETVLPRLDAAGVSFRLPRSPGEAWYDARAIDPLNGQTSAQVSKALDIIADEMERARRDCPGMPVVLAGFSQGACLTVEYLMRGGRADAAAILTGCRVGGEEDDLPRAALGGMPVYASCGDDDPWIPLPAFQRVLADIAASGARLRADIIPGRGHEVDAEECEAFSRLLAAVAASGRALERTQ; from the coding sequence GTGTCGCAAGCCATCCATCACGGGGCATCCGCCGATCAGGCACGAACGGTCTGCGTGTTCGTGCACGGGCGCGGCCAGACACCCGAACAGATGGTGGAAACCGTCCTGCCGCGCCTCGATGCGGCCGGCGTCAGCTTCCGTCTGCCGCGCTCCCCGGGTGAGGCTTGGTACGATGCGCGCGCAATCGATCCGCTCAATGGGCAGACATCGGCGCAGGTGAGCAAGGCGCTGGACATCATCGCCGACGAGATGGAGCGGGCGCGGCGGGACTGTCCAGGGATGCCGGTCGTGCTTGCCGGCTTTTCGCAGGGTGCGTGCCTGACCGTCGAATATCTGATGCGCGGCGGCCGGGCGGACGCGGCGGCGATCCTGACGGGATGCCGCGTCGGCGGCGAGGAGGACGACCTGCCCCGCGCCGCGCTGGGCGGCATGCCCGTCTACGCCAGTTGCGGCGATGACGATCCGTGGATTCCGCTGCCCGCCTTCCAGCGTGTGCTCGCCGATATCGCCGCATCGGGCGCCCGGCTGCGGGCCGACATCATTCCCGGGCGCGGTCACGAAGTCGATGCGGAGGAATGCGAGGCGTTCTCGCGGCTTCTGGCGGCCGTGGCGGCTTCGGGACGCGCGCTGGAGCGGACACAATGA